One region of Chlorobiota bacterium genomic DNA includes:
- the rimO gene encoding 30S ribosomal protein S12 methylthiotransferase RimO, translating into MTTPTKTVNVLTLGCSKNTVDSETLMGLLRKNNITLADEADGADAVIINTCGFIDVAKEESVNTILQAAAMKREGRIGKLYVAGCLSQRYMDDLEEEIPEVDAYFGVTDFTNILRTISPNLKYDLISDRYVPPGTRSAYLKISEGCNNPCSFCAIPLMRGGHGSRPMEEILIEANHLAMNGVRELVVVAQDSTYYGLDLYGERRLATLLEKLAQVRGIEWIRLMYAYPSRFPLDILPVIASQPTICKYIDMPVQHVADPVLKSMRRGHTRRALRELIGKIRQAVPGITLRTTLIIGYPNEGETEFQELLDFVAETEFDRLGVFAYSQEENTTAHPLGDPIPAEVKQERIDRVMQLQREISAKKNELLVGKRERVFVESATEGEYICRSERDAPEVDGEVYVTSHFPLQPGDFVEVEYTGAMDYDLFAEAVGDGPIADSQGPIPTQKLNLSLPVIQ; encoded by the coding sequence ATGACCACACCAACAAAAACCGTCAACGTGCTGACGCTTGGGTGCTCCAAGAACACCGTTGATTCCGAAACCTTGATGGGGCTTCTGCGGAAGAACAACATCACACTTGCCGACGAAGCCGATGGCGCCGATGCCGTCATCATCAACACCTGCGGGTTTATTGATGTGGCCAAGGAAGAATCGGTCAACACCATTCTGCAGGCCGCAGCAATGAAACGCGAAGGGCGGATCGGCAAGCTGTACGTTGCCGGCTGCTTGTCGCAGCGGTACATGGATGATTTGGAGGAGGAAATCCCGGAGGTTGATGCGTACTTCGGTGTCACCGATTTCACGAACATCCTTCGGACCATCAGCCCCAATCTGAAATATGATCTTATCAGCGACCGCTACGTCCCCCCGGGCACACGCTCGGCATATCTAAAAATCTCCGAAGGCTGCAATAACCCATGCTCGTTTTGTGCTATCCCCCTGATGCGCGGCGGGCATGGATCGCGCCCAATGGAAGAAATTTTGATTGAAGCCAACCACCTGGCAATGAACGGCGTGCGGGAGCTGGTGGTGGTTGCGCAGGACTCCACCTACTACGGCCTTGACCTGTACGGCGAACGCCGGCTTGCCACGCTGCTGGAAAAACTTGCCCAAGTTCGCGGCATTGAATGGATCCGGCTGATGTACGCCTATCCCTCCCGCTTCCCGTTGGATATCCTTCCGGTGATTGCAAGCCAGCCAACAATCTGCAAGTACATTGATATGCCGGTCCAGCACGTTGCGGACCCCGTGCTGAAATCTATGCGCCGTGGCCACACCCGCAGGGCATTGCGGGAGCTTATCGGGAAGATTCGCCAAGCTGTTCCAGGCATCACACTCCGCACAACCCTCATTATTGGATACCCCAACGAAGGGGAAACGGAGTTCCAGGAGCTGCTGGATTTTGTTGCCGAAACGGAGTTCGACCGGCTTGGCGTGTTTGCCTACTCGCAGGAAGAAAACACCACCGCGCACCCGCTTGGCGACCCAATCCCAGCCGAGGTGAAGCAGGAACGGATTGACCGCGTGATGCAGCTGCAACGCGAAATCTCGGCCAAGAAAAACGAGTTGCTTGTGGGGAAGCGCGAGCGGGTGTTTGTGGAAAGCGCGACCGAGGGTGAGTATATCTGCCGCAGCGAACGGGATGCCCCGGAAGTTGATGGAGAGGTCTATGTCACCTCCCACTTCCCCTTGCAGCCTGGCGATTTTGTTGAGGTTGAATACACCGGGGCGATGGACTACGACCTGTTTGCCGAAGCCGTTGGCGACGGTCCAATTGCCGATAGCCAAGGACCCATTCCAACTCAAAAACTGAACCTTTCCTTACCAGTTATTCAATGA
- a CDS encoding phosphatidylserine decarboxylase family protein, with protein sequence MKLTRYGTDVIIGSFLIADALIIGGYFVPIPLLSIVMMALGVFLLLFTIWFFRDPDRTVPAGIDDGTVLSTADGKVVVVQDIIDNEYHNGPAKQVSIFLSPLNVHVNRHPISGEIDHYRYVKGEYLVAFHDKASELNERTHIGVRNGRIRVLHKQIAGAVARRIVCNLKVGDSVKIGERFGMIKFGSRVDLVVPPEAVVHVKLGDIVVAGETVIFTMP encoded by the coding sequence ATGAAACTAACCCGCTACGGAACCGATGTCATCATCGGATCGTTCTTGATTGCCGATGCCTTGATTATCGGCGGATACTTTGTGCCGATCCCCCTGCTCAGCATCGTGATGATGGCCCTTGGGGTGTTCCTGCTGCTGTTCACCATCTGGTTTTTCCGCGACCCCGACCGCACGGTTCCGGCTGGGATTGACGACGGAACCGTCCTCTCCACCGCCGATGGCAAAGTTGTGGTGGTCCAAGACATTATTGATAACGAGTATCACAACGGCCCGGCAAAGCAGGTCTCCATCTTCCTTTCGCCGTTGAACGTTCACGTCAACCGCCACCCGATTAGCGGGGAGATTGACCACTACCGCTACGTGAAAGGGGAATACCTTGTGGCCTTCCACGACAAAGCGTCGGAGCTGAACGAGCGGACCCACATCGGCGTGCGGAACGGGCGCATTCGGGTGCTGCACAAGCAGATTGCTGGCGCGGTTGCGCGGCGAATCGTCTGCAACCTGAAGGTTGGCGACAGCGTGAAGATTGGGGAACGGTTCGGAATGATAAAGTTCGGCAGCCGCGTGGACCTGGTGGTTCCGCCGGAAGCCGTAGTCCATGTGAAACTGGGGGACATTGTGGTTGCCGGGGAAACGGTCATCTTCACAATGCCGTAA
- the pssA gene encoding CDP-diacylglycerol--serine O-phosphatidyltransferase, whose translation MPIRVTRSVIPSLFTSMNLFSGFFAMVKSTEGEFMAAAWLIVLAGVFDALDGAMARLTKSSSEFGVELDSLADVVSFGAAPAFMLYMAFFHKWETTGVLLAALPAICGAIRLARFNVQLTGFDKDYFMGLPIPSAAVTLISYLVFFHLPADSYFPPGAIKDEAMAVLTVGISLLMVSTIRYDTIPKPSKRTFQKHPIKTTAFMTGLVVAAVTKGEAIFPLMALYLLYGIIRHIIILIRTRNDDEDDTLEGSEPTPFDI comes from the coding sequence GTGCCGATCCGCGTTACCCGCTCGGTGATCCCGAGCCTCTTTACTTCCATGAACCTCTTCAGCGGCTTCTTCGCCATGGTGAAGTCAACCGAAGGGGAGTTTATGGCGGCGGCATGGCTGATTGTTCTTGCCGGGGTATTCGATGCCCTTGATGGCGCAATGGCACGCCTGACAAAATCAAGCTCAGAGTTTGGCGTGGAGCTTGACTCGCTGGCCGATGTCGTCAGCTTTGGGGCGGCGCCGGCGTTCATGCTGTACATGGCGTTTTTCCACAAGTGGGAAACCACCGGGGTGCTGTTGGCGGCGCTTCCGGCAATCTGCGGGGCCATTCGGTTGGCGCGATTTAACGTGCAGCTTACCGGGTTCGATAAAGATTACTTCATGGGGCTTCCAATCCCCTCGGCAGCGGTGACGCTTATCAGCTACCTTGTCTTCTTCCACCTCCCTGCCGATAGCTACTTCCCCCCGGGGGCAATTAAAGATGAGGCAATGGCGGTTCTGACCGTTGGGATTTCGTTGTTGATGGTCAGCACCATCCGCTACGACACCATCCCCAAGCCATCGAAGCGAACATTCCAGAAGCACCCGATCAAGACCACGGCGTTTATGACGGGGCTGGTGGTGGCAGCCGTCACAAAAGGGGAGGCGATTTTTCCGCTGATGGCGTTGTACCTTCTGTACGGCATCATCCGCCACATCATCATCCTGATCCGCACCCGCAACGACGACGAAGACGACACGCTGGAAGGATCGGAACCCACGCCGTTTGATATCTAA
- a CDS encoding twin-arginine translocase TatA/TatE family subunit gives MMGLGSTEIIVIVLIILILFGGKKIPELMRGLGSGVKEFKKATNGDDESDRRIEDRRYDDQRRLEDRRYDDQRQPAADRQYEERRP, from the coding sequence ATGATGGGACTTGGATCAACAGAAATCATTGTGATCGTCTTGATCATCCTGATCCTGTTCGGCGGCAAAAAAATCCCGGAACTGATGCGCGGGCTTGGAAGCGGGGTGAAGGAGTTCAAGAAAGCAACCAACGGCGACGATGAAAGCGACCGCAGAATAGAGGACCGCCGATACGACGACCAACGCCGATTGGAGGACCGCCGATACGACGACCAGCGCCAACCCGCTGCCGATCGCCAGTACGAAGAGCGCCGCCCGTAA
- the tatA gene encoding twin-arginine translocase TatA/TatE family subunit, with protein sequence MFDIGGQELLLILIVVLMLFGPKKLPELMQSFGKGVREFRRAQQQFNDHINTAFREEEQRQRSAQSSPPPATIARPGSNPYKREEPAAALAEGEQQPAEHPAEPAPPAISESAPFAPSGLHPQDPATTATNGTTVTPKFPIE encoded by the coding sequence ATGTTCGATATCGGTGGACAGGAACTGCTCCTTATTCTGATCGTCGTCCTGATGCTGTTTGGACCGAAGAAATTGCCGGAGCTGATGCAGAGCTTTGGCAAAGGGGTTCGCGAATTTCGGCGCGCCCAGCAGCAGTTCAACGATCACATCAACACGGCGTTCCGCGAAGAAGAGCAGCGCCAGCGTTCCGCACAATCATCCCCTCCACCGGCCACAATCGCACGCCCGGGAAGCAACCCGTACAAGCGCGAAGAACCCGCAGCAGCACTGGCCGAAGGGGAACAACAACCCGCAGAACATCCTGCCGAACCCGCGCCCCCGGCAATCAGCGAGTCGGCTCCGTTCGCGCCATCCGGGCTGCACCCGCAGGACCCGGCGACCACAGCCACAAACGGCACAACAGTAACTCCGAAATTCCCGATAGAATGA
- the gatA gene encoding Asp-tRNA(Asn)/Glu-tRNA(Gln) amidotransferase subunit GatA, with product MTAESYRELRRRLDAGETTCAQIVADSFDAIQHRSALNAFLAPLPTEAAQRAADVDARLRSGTAGRLAGMTVALKDNIALKDAQLTCGSKILTGFTSLYSATAVERLLAQDAIIVGKTNMDEFAMGSSNETSFFGPAFHPLDSSRVPGGSSGGSGIAVAAGMAHCSLGSETGGSVRQPAAFLGVVGVKPTYGRVSRYGLVAFASSLDQISPFARNVHDAALITEVIAGHDPNDTTSSQEAVGSYTEGLDYADVRGMKIGLPSEYFIDGMDEAVVRRMSELRARLEEGGAEIVEISLPHTKYTIPCYYVIATAEASSNLARFDGARYGYRSPNAETLEEMYELSRTEGFGTEVKRRIMLGTFVLSSGFYDAYYRKAQQVRRLLHRDMAQAFAQVDLILAPTTPTPAFRLGEKTSDPISMYLSDIFTAAANLTGVPAISFPIGTDDSGLPIGAQFMAPHFQEAKMFAGAAWVERAIG from the coding sequence ATGACCGCAGAATCGTACCGTGAACTCCGGCGGCGACTTGATGCAGGGGAAACCACCTGCGCCCAGATCGTCGCCGATTCGTTTGATGCCATCCAGCACCGAAGCGCGCTGAACGCCTTCCTTGCCCCGCTTCCAACCGAAGCCGCCCAACGCGCCGCCGACGTTGATGCACGGCTTCGCTCCGGAACCGCCGGCCGCCTTGCCGGAATGACCGTAGCCCTAAAGGATAACATCGCCCTGAAGGATGCGCAGCTTACCTGCGGATCCAAAATTCTTACCGGCTTCACCTCGCTCTACTCCGCCACAGCGGTCGAGCGGCTGTTGGCCCAGGATGCGATCATCGTCGGCAAAACGAACATGGATGAGTTCGCGATGGGCTCATCGAACGAGACATCCTTTTTTGGCCCGGCATTCCACCCGCTGGATTCCAGCCGCGTCCCGGGCGGTTCTTCCGGCGGATCGGGGATTGCCGTGGCCGCAGGAATGGCCCATTGCTCGCTTGGTTCAGAAACGGGTGGATCGGTCCGCCAGCCGGCAGCGTTTTTGGGGGTTGTTGGGGTGAAGCCCACCTACGGCCGCGTCAGCCGCTACGGGCTGGTGGCGTTTGCGTCGTCGCTGGACCAGATAAGCCCTTTTGCGCGGAATGTTCACGATGCCGCGCTCATCACCGAAGTGATTGCCGGCCACGATCCGAACGACACCACCTCAAGCCAAGAAGCCGTTGGCAGCTACACCGAAGGGCTGGACTATGCCGACGTTCGCGGAATGAAGATTGGCCTGCCAAGCGAATATTTTATTGATGGAATGGACGAAGCCGTGGTGCGCCGAATGAGCGAGCTACGCGCACGGCTGGAAGAGGGCGGAGCGGAGATTGTGGAGATCAGCCTTCCCCACACGAAGTACACCATCCCTTGCTACTACGTCATCGCCACTGCCGAGGCAAGCTCCAACCTTGCCCGGTTCGACGGCGCACGCTACGGATACCGCTCGCCCAATGCCGAGACGTTGGAGGAGATGTATGAGCTAAGCCGCACCGAAGGTTTCGGGACCGAAGTGAAGCGGCGGATTATGCTTGGCACGTTCGTCCTTTCCAGCGGTTTCTACGATGCCTACTACCGCAAAGCCCAGCAGGTCCGCCGATTGCTCCACCGCGACATGGCCCAAGCATTTGCGCAGGTTGACCTGATCCTTGCCCCCACCACTCCAACGCCAGCGTTCCGGCTTGGCGAGAAGACCAGCGACCCGATTTCAATGTATCTGAGCGACATCTTCACCGCCGCCGCAAACTTGACCGGGGTTCCCGCAATCTCCTTCCCCATTGGAACGGACGATTCCGGTTTGCCAATCGGCGCGCAGTTCATGGCTCCGCATTTCCAAGAAGCCAAAATGTTCGCCGGCGCTGCGTGGGTCGAGCGGGCGATCGGGTAA
- a CDS encoding transcriptional repressor: protein MKSRCDDLDDLLRSQGLRSTGARRSVYLALQSSTTPLSAAQIDEALSTTGVAIDLVTVYRTLETLERCHLIMRVERMKEGWRYAIRSKHHHHSIVCSVCGSASPLEQCQLSRLERTLEQSTGFSNIRHSLQFFGTCPDCQEPNTETP, encoded by the coding sequence ATGAAATCCCGCTGTGATGATCTGGACGACCTTCTCCGCTCGCAAGGCTTGCGAAGCACCGGTGCGCGGCGAAGCGTCTATCTGGCGTTGCAATCTTCCACCACTCCCCTTTCCGCTGCGCAGATTGATGAAGCGTTAAGCACCACCGGAGTAGCGATTGACCTGGTGACGGTCTATCGAACGTTGGAGACGCTGGAGCGTTGCCACCTTATCATGCGGGTTGAGAGGATGAAAGAAGGGTGGCGGTATGCCATCCGCTCGAAGCACCACCACCACAGCATTGTCTGTTCGGTGTGTGGCAGCGCAAGCCCGCTGGAGCAATGCCAGCTTTCGCGGCTGGAGCGCACGCTTGAGCAGTCCACCGGCTTCAGCAACATTCGCCACTCGCTGCAATTTTTCGGGACCTGCCCCGATTGCCAAGAACCGAACACCGAAACTCCATAA
- a CDS encoding MerC domain-containing protein has translation MAHTHAHTASRTSQLLGRLGLSASTICAIHCMAMPFLLGVLPTLGLGFLASGWFELAMIGISVVLGAITLGTSYRLHQKINPIVLLTSGVVVLLFNFFGHESHSELAETLHPYIAGFGAMMIATSYYINNRLCKACERCEHDHAH, from the coding sequence ATGGCCCATACGCACGCACATACCGCATCGCGCACTTCGCAACTTCTTGGCCGGCTTGGGTTGTCGGCCAGCACCATCTGCGCCATTCATTGCATGGCAATGCCGTTCTTGCTTGGCGTGTTGCCAACGTTGGGACTGGGATTTTTGGCAAGCGGATGGTTCGAGCTTGCAATGATTGGAATCTCGGTGGTGCTGGGGGCAATCACGCTTGGGACCTCCTACCGCCTGCATCAAAAGATCAACCCGATTGTACTGCTTACGTCGGGGGTGGTGGTTCTGCTGTTCAACTTTTTTGGGCACGAATCCCACAGTGAGCTTGCCGAAACGCTCCACCCATACATTGCTGGCTTTGGGGCGATGATGATTGCCACCAGCTACTACATCAACAACCGGCTTTGCAAAGCGTGCGAACGCTGCGAACACGATCACGCCCACTAA
- a CDS encoding C40 family peptidase: MRTLRTRSRPLTTERATRLLLPALLCCSFLFGGCPATRVERTVVAKSGAGTTATERETLRRTYAQPDLPEERRLLLQEAESWIGTPYRYAGTTRSGVDCSGFVCTLFSTLPQKLSQKLPQQLPRNSASQATVGEAISLRDAEAGDLVFFNTSGSGVSHVGIYIADNMFIHASTSIGVTINSLAEEYYRKRFVSVRRVLP; this comes from the coding sequence GTGCGAACGCTGCGAACACGATCACGCCCACTAACCACAGAACGCGCAACCCGCCTTCTGCTCCCTGCGCTTCTTTGCTGCTCGTTCCTGTTTGGCGGCTGCCCAGCAACCCGTGTGGAGCGAACCGTGGTGGCCAAAAGTGGCGCGGGCACAACCGCAACCGAGCGGGAAACATTGCGCCGAACCTACGCCCAACCAGACCTTCCAGAGGAACGCCGATTGCTGTTGCAAGAAGCTGAATCGTGGATTGGCACCCCCTACCGCTACGCCGGAACCACCCGCAGCGGGGTTGATTGCTCCGGCTTTGTTTGCACTCTGTTCTCCACCCTTCCCCAGAAACTTTCCCAGAAACTTCCGCAGCAACTTCCTCGGAACTCCGCAAGCCAGGCCACGGTTGGCGAAGCAATCAGCCTTCGGGATGCGGAGGCGGGCGATTTGGTCTTTTTCAACACGTCGGGAAGTGGCGTCTCCCACGTTGGAATCTACATTGCCGACAACATGTTTATTCACGCCAGCACCTCCATCGGCGTGACGATCAACAGCCTTGCCGAAGAGTACTACCGGAAGCGGTTCGTCTCGGTCCGGCGGGTGTTGCCGTAG
- a CDS encoding nuclear transport factor 2 family protein encodes METRTMGNAVENLKKAHQAFSEMRLADSASLLAANATFTDHGRNQKTDSREEFQGWLGQHFAMASNVRIEDAQYVEMGNTVVAQFRAVGNQDGALGPFPPTGKPFTLDVCEVWTFNEEGQAIEGHNYSDGLGLLGQLGHISMGE; translated from the coding sequence ATGGAGACACGCACCATGGGAAACGCAGTTGAAAACTTAAAGAAGGCTCATCAAGCTTTTTCGGAAATGCGGCTTGCCGACTCGGCTTCGCTGCTGGCAGCAAATGCGACTTTTACCGACCACGGCAGAAACCAAAAGACAGATTCACGAGAGGAATTCCAGGGCTGGTTGGGGCAGCACTTTGCAATGGCCTCAAATGTGCGAATTGAAGATGCCCAGTACGTGGAAATGGGGAATACCGTGGTGGCCCAATTCCGCGCCGTTGGCAACCAAGATGGAGCATTGGGTCCCTTCCCTCCCACCGGAAAACCGTTCACTCTGGATGTTTGCGAAGTTTGGACATTCAATGAAGAAGGCCAGGCAATCGAAGGCCATAACTACTCCGATGGCTTAGGGCTGTTGGGGCAGTTGGGTCATATCTCCATGGGGGAATAG
- a CDS encoding DUF1175 family protein: MSSTTAATKRALIGLIAGAIAVVAGIWGYQKLDASVHDYDVTITPPVLNADGASSAMLEIRLISRFGNSLNVGVLPHAPTVKIVEGKELVKVIPMGDSLRYRLVAQFQTGDVVVRVNIYGVPAPIEAKLHLTPSLADANRNGYPDVMDLSSQSDRESFRRWFTMIAAGQLTHLDDRWHDRDCAGLLRYCYREALKRHDNAWLASRRYLRDPSIPDVRKYNYPNVPFVGTKVFRAGRREEGIVRQASAAPTQHQQRGVLAEFSEFAEAARLKDNSLAFVGRAASDALPGDVLFYLNDTESDWPYHTMVWLGNGMTIYHTGPDGTNPGIVKKLSLGQLRQHPNPRWHPIEGNPYFLGFYRWRILM; this comes from the coding sequence ATGAGTTCAACAACGGCAGCCACAAAACGGGCACTGATTGGATTAATTGCCGGCGCGATAGCGGTGGTGGCGGGAATCTGGGGCTACCAAAAACTGGATGCCAGCGTCCACGATTACGACGTCACCATCACCCCGCCGGTCCTGAATGCCGATGGAGCTTCGTCGGCAATGTTGGAAATCCGGCTGATCTCGCGATTCGGGAATTCGCTGAATGTTGGGGTGCTTCCGCACGCGCCAACGGTGAAGATTGTTGAGGGGAAGGAGTTGGTGAAAGTGATACCGATGGGGGATTCGCTGCGGTACCGGCTGGTGGCGCAGTTCCAAACGGGGGATGTTGTGGTGCGGGTAAACATCTACGGCGTGCCGGCACCAATCGAAGCCAAACTCCATCTTACCCCCTCCCTTGCCGACGCGAACCGCAACGGCTACCCCGACGTGATGGACCTTTCCAGCCAAAGCGACCGCGAGTCGTTCCGCCGCTGGTTCACCATGATTGCCGCCGGGCAGCTAACCCACCTTGACGACCGCTGGCACGACCGCGACTGCGCCGGGCTGCTTCGCTACTGCTACCGCGAGGCACTGAAACGCCACGACAACGCCTGGCTTGCCAGCCGCCGCTACCTTCGCGACCCCTCCATTCCCGATGTGCGGAAATACAACTACCCGAACGTGCCGTTTGTGGGGACCAAGGTGTTCCGCGCCGGGCGGCGTGAGGAAGGGATTGTTCGGCAGGCATCCGCCGCGCCAACGCAGCATCAGCAACGCGGGGTGCTGGCGGAGTTTTCGGAGTTCGCCGAAGCTGCGCGATTGAAGGATAATTCGCTGGCGTTCGTTGGGCGTGCTGCTTCCGACGCGCTTCCAGGCGATGTGCTTTTCTACCTGAACGACACCGAAAGCGATTGGCCCTACCACACGATGGTATGGCTGGGAAACGGGATGACCATCTACCACACCGGGCCGGATGGAACCAACCCCGGCATCGTCAAGAAACTTTCGCTGGGGCAGCTTCGCCAGCATCCCAATCCCCGCTGGCATCCGATTGAGGGGAACCCCTACTTCCTCGGGTTTTACCGCTGGCGGATTCTGATGTGA
- a CDS encoding ABC transporter substrate-binding protein codes for MTTTTELRLAYSPDADDAFMFRAAIEGLIDTEGLRFLPVTSDTQQLNDMADRGQVDISAVSVAAYPYFADRFVMFGHGGSVGVGYGPVIVAQQPFPLDALDSKLIATPGARTTAHLITRLIAPNARMTTVPITPYEAIFEAVTACGVGAGIIIHEGRLTYQQHGLHKIVDLGEWWMGQTGLPLPLGANVIRRAVGAGVIERASRVLQRSIRWALDHRSQMIEFLITHIHRPDEVATPELLDRYLAMYANEETHQYSPESRRAVQEIFDRGFQAGLLPMQAVAEFV; via the coding sequence GTGACCACAACCACCGAGCTACGCCTTGCCTACAGCCCCGATGCCGACGATGCGTTCATGTTCCGCGCAGCAATCGAAGGGCTGATTGATACCGAAGGGCTGCGATTCCTTCCCGTCACCAGCGACACCCAGCAGCTGAACGATATGGCCGACCGTGGCCAGGTTGATATCTCGGCAGTGTCCGTTGCGGCCTATCCTTACTTTGCCGACCGCTTTGTGATGTTCGGCCATGGCGGCTCGGTTGGGGTTGGATATGGCCCGGTGATTGTTGCCCAGCAGCCGTTCCCGCTGGACGCGCTCGATTCCAAACTGATTGCCACCCCGGGGGCGCGAACCACCGCCCACCTTATCACCCGCCTGATTGCCCCAAACGCCCGCATGACCACGGTCCCAATCACCCCGTACGAGGCGATCTTCGAGGCAGTAACCGCTTGCGGGGTTGGCGCGGGAATCATCATCCACGAGGGGCGGCTGACCTACCAGCAGCACGGCCTTCATAAAATTGTTGACCTGGGAGAATGGTGGATGGGCCAGACCGGGCTGCCGTTGCCGTTGGGGGCAAACGTGATTCGCCGCGCAGTGGGGGCTGGGGTGATTGAGCGGGCAAGCCGCGTGCTGCAACGCTCCATCCGTTGGGCGCTGGACCACCGCAGCCAGATGATCGAATTCCTTATCACCCACATCCACCGCCCCGATGAGGTTGCCACGCCGGAGCTGCTGGATCGCTATCTGGCCATGTACGCCAACGAAGAAACCCACCAGTACTCCCCCGAATCGCGCCGCGCCGTTCAAGAAATTTTTGACCGAGGATTCCAAGCCGGATTGCTCCCGATGCAAGCCGTGGCGGAGTTCGTGTGA
- the aroF gene encoding 3-deoxy-7-phosphoheptulonate synthase — protein sequence MKSILFSATATPLQIAAVRRALVSAGAAGVTVLEGDRTMFIVSDPSDDVHLDDYRAFPGVDGVQQASDKNERVAHAAPAMNLESGVEGLTVIAGPCGIETEEQIATVYEYLANEGLRFVRGGAYKPRTSPHDFQGKGKNGLAIASDVARDYGLQLVSEVVDPRDVEFAAQHVAMIQIGTRSMQNFPLLKEAGASRLPVLLKRGMSATVEEWIGAGEHLLVAGAPVVVFCERGIRTFESITRNTLDVLGAAALKERTKMPVIVDPSHAAGRRSLVVQGALAGIAAGLDGMIVEVHNDPASARSDASQALLLSDFSRLLRLTRNIREALIIDSYSL from the coding sequence ATGAAATCCATTCTTTTCTCCGCAACAGCCACCCCGCTGCAGATTGCTGCGGTCCGGCGCGCGTTGGTTTCGGCCGGGGCCGCCGGGGTGACGGTGCTTGAGGGGGACCGCACCATGTTCATCGTCAGCGACCCCTCGGACGATGTCCACCTTGACGACTACCGCGCCTTTCCGGGGGTGGATGGTGTGCAGCAGGCCAGCGACAAAAACGAGCGCGTGGCCCATGCCGCCCCCGCCATGAACCTTGAGTCCGGCGTGGAAGGGCTTACAGTGATTGCCGGCCCCTGCGGAATCGAGACGGAGGAGCAGATTGCCACGGTCTATGAGTATCTGGCCAACGAAGGGCTGCGGTTTGTGCGGGGCGGAGCCTACAAGCCGCGCACCTCGCCCCACGATTTCCAGGGGAAAGGGAAGAACGGATTGGCCATTGCCAGCGACGTTGCCCGCGATTACGGGCTGCAGTTGGTCAGCGAAGTTGTGGACCCGCGTGATGTTGAGTTCGCCGCCCAGCACGTTGCCATGATCCAGATTGGAACCCGCTCGATGCAAAATTTTCCACTGCTGAAGGAAGCTGGCGCAAGCCGCCTTCCGGTCCTGCTGAAGCGGGGAATGTCGGCCACGGTGGAGGAATGGATTGGCGCTGGCGAACATCTTCTGGTTGCCGGCGCGCCGGTGGTGGTGTTTTGCGAACGTGGGATCCGCACCTTCGAGTCAATCACCCGCAACACGTTGGATGTGCTTGGCGCGGCGGCCCTGAAGGAGCGGACGAAGATGCCGGTAATCGTTGACCCAAGCCATGCCGCTGGCCGCCGCAGCCTTGTGGTCCAGGGCGCGCTTGCCGGAATTGCTGCGGGGCTGGATGGAATGATTGTGGAGGTCCACAACGACCCCGCTTCGGCACGCAGCGACGCTTCGCAGGCCCTCCTTCTTTCCGATTTTTCCCGCCTGCTTCGCCTAACCCGCAACATCCGCGAAGCCCTTATCATTGATTCCTACAGCCTGTGA